The Chryseobacterium glaciei DNA window AAACAAATGCCACAACGGCAACTGGAAAAGTAACATTGTATTTCAAACAATCAGAATTTGATGCTTATAACCTTTTAAATGCGGTTAAATTGCCAACTTCAATTACAGATAATGCCAACAAAGCTAATCTTATTGTTGAAAAATATACAGGAACAAGTGCAAGTAATACAGGAACAATAGCTTCTTTCGGAAGTGCTGCAACTCCAGTTGCTGTAAATGTTGCTGATATTGTTTGGAATGAAACCTATCAATATTGGGAAGTTAGCTTCCAGACAACAGGATTCGGAGGTTACTTTGTAAAAACAAACTCTGTAACTTTAGGAGTGAATGATACCAAAGACAATGCTGATGTTAATGTATATCCTAACCCTGCGAAGAACTTTGTAAATGTAACTTTAGGTAAAGCTTCTAAAGCTGCGGTTACAATACACGATGCTTCCGGTAAGTTTGTGAGAAATGTAGATATTAGCTCTACTGCGAATAAAATCAATGTTTCTGATCTTGTAAGCGGAACATACGTATTCACAATTACGTTAGACAATAATTCTAAAGTAGTGAAAAAAATTATTAAAGAATAATCTCACAATAATTTTTACAATTAAAGAGTGGCAGCTAATAACTGTCACTTTTTTTTATATTTGTTTAATAATTTCATATCAATGTTTTTGAAGCTTAATTTTTTGTTTGTAGCACTTTCTCTGTTGTTTTCTGTTAAATCCCATGATTTGAAGGCTGCGGGAGAATTTCATCCCTATCATGTAGGTTCTGTGGAAATCAATTACAATTCAAAATCAAAGACCTTTGAAATCACCGGACGTTTTTTTCTAGATGATCTGGAAAATGGATTGACTAAAAAATATGGTAGACCTTTTCATTTTAATGATGAAAAATACAAAGCTCAGTTGAATGAAGCTTTAAAAAATTACAGTTCAGAATATTTAAGACTAAAAGCAGACAACAAATTCTTAAAGGTAAATTATATCGGCTATGAAGAAGACAGCGAATCTGTGAACGTTTTCTTAGAATCCGAAACACTTACTTCTCCTAAAAAAGTGGAAGCGGCGGTAAGTTTTCTATATAATTTATTTGATGATCAGATCAACATTGTTCATATCATTGTTAATGGAAATCGTAAAAGCGAAAAGCTTGTTTATCCCAATCGCTATCTATTTCAGCAATTTTAATTGTTTTTTGTCTAAAAATAAAGTTTTCATAGCATTATGGAAATGTTAAAATTATTCAAATTATGCGATATATTTTTTTTTGATTAAAATATATATATACATTTGTACCGAAAGAATAAACGTTTAATTATTTTTATATCTTTTTGTAAAACACAATTTTAAAAAGCACTCAATAATGGAAAAAAATATTAAAATACAAACAGTATTTGCTATACCTCTATGTAGCTATCTTACTTTTGCCCAAGTTGGCACATACATCCAGAATATTTACGGTATCGAATAAATTTTGCTTTAGTTCTAGTACTTTAGTAAGAATTATTATATATATGGTAGAGAAAACTCTATCCGTTATACTGTGCTTTTTTTCAATGGTTTTTTAAGATTTGTTGAATTAAATTATTTCTTAAAAACCTCCTAAGTACTTATAAAATCTTAAAAACATAAACAAACAAAAACTTAAATGTAATGAAAAAAATTAAAATCTATTTCGTACTGGTATTATTATCAGTAACTACAACACTATCCGCTCAAGTAGGCATCAGTACGTCAAATCCACAAGGAAGTTTTCATGTGGATGGCGCAAAAGATAATCTTGCAACCGGCGCTCCAACAGTGGCTCAGCAAGCTAATGATGTTATTGTAACTTCAGATGGTGAATTGGGCGTAGGCACCACTAATCCCACAAATTCACTTCATGTGAAAGCAATAGTTGATCCTGTAAAAATAGAAGGATTAGCAGACGGTAATACAACTACAGATCGTCTTCTGGTAATTGATCCCACCGGAGTTGTGAAAAATATTAAAACTTTAGGTGGATTATCTATTCCGAATCCTGCTATTTTCAGATTAGAAACGGCACAAACTAACTTTTTAAATGGTGTAGTTGGCGGAGGTACTTCAGTTGTTCCTATGACGGTAGTGAAAAATACAATTCCTGGAATGACTTATAATTCAGGTACAAGTACAATTACTTTCCCCTCAGGAACATATCAGATGACATTCGTTTATGAAGCGAGCCATAATGCTTCAGGATGTTCAATAAGTTCTTATTTTGTAGATTTCCCTCTTAATAATACAACTACGAGAATTCACAGTACATCTGCATTTGTACAAGGTGCAAATGCAGTTTATGGAAATTCTGTGACATATGCTACTGTTATTCCTGCAGGTAGAACATGGAAAATCGCATTAGGAAGAGGTGTATCAGGTAATTGTAGTGGGCCGGGAAATACGTTGGCAGCAACTTCAACACAATTATTAATTTTCAGAATCGGAGACTAATTTATCATAACCAATTAATTTTAATGTAAGCATTTGCCTTAAAGGTGAATGCTTTTTTTTGTTTAAAATTTGACTTAGAATATGTTTTTATTTAAAATTAATAAGAATGAATTACATAATTAATTTACATTTTGTTAATAGTGTTTTCTTTGATTAAATTTTCTAAAAAATTATTTTTTTAACATAATAAAACACTTAGAAGGGAATAATATTCAGATTTCAATTAATGTTTAACCAAATTTTAAAGTATACACTAAAATCATATATCCTGATTTAAAGGTGTTTATTAATAATAATTAATATTTATTATTAAAATTTGTATTATAAACAAAAAACATTATATTTGTTTTAATATAAAACGATATATTTTATATAAAATTTAACATTTTGTGTAAAATAATGAAACTTTGTTTTTCCAAAATCAGAAAATCACTTTAAGCAATTTTAATTCATTATTACTTTAAGTAGAAAAATAAAAACTAAATAAACTTGTCATGAAAATTAAACAATTTTACCTTTTGCTTATACTTGCTAGCTCGAGTACAAATTTTTACGCTCAGATAGGGATTAATACTTCTAATCCACAAGGAGCTTTCAATATTGATGCAGGGAAAGATAATCCCGCTACAGGCGCTCCTACAGTCGCACAGCAAGCAAATGATATCAATGTAACAACTGCTGGAAATGTAGGTATAGGACTTACTGCTCCTACCAATAAACTTCACATCAATGCAACGGATCCTTTACGTTTACAGGGCACGACTGCTGGAGTTACGACTACAGATAATTTACTAGTTCTTGATCCTACTGGAGTTGTCAAAACTATAGGGACTTTAGGTTCTTTATCTATCCCAAACCCTGCAGTTTTTAGATTAGAAACAGGACAGATAAACTTTTTGAATGGTGTTGCTGCTGGTGTTACGCAAGTGGTTCCAATGTCGGTTATAAAAAATACAATTCCGGGGCTGACATATAATACAGGGACAAGTACAATCACTTTTCCGGTAGGAACCTACCAAATGACTTTTGTCTACGAAGCTACCCATAATAATACAGGATGTACATTGAGTTCTTATTTTATTGATTTCCCTCTTAATGCGGGAACAACGAGGGTTCACAGTACGGCTTCCCATGTTGAAGGTACAAACTCTATTCATGGGAATTCCATTACCTATGCTACTACAGTTCCTGCAGGCAAAACTTGGCAGATTGCTTTGGGGCGTGGAGTTTCTGGTAATTGTGCGGGAACAGGGAATACTCTGGCTGCAACATCAACTCAGCTGCTTATCTTTAGAATTGGAGATTAATTTTTTCAGGCACAAATAATTCTACAAACACAAAACACCATAAATGTTCCCAAACATTGAAAAACACTTACTGCAGTAAGTGTTTTTATTTTATCATTAAAATGGATTTTCTGTTTTTAATTGGGCATTCACAGCTTGTGCATGAACCAATAGATCAGGAAAAAATGCATCATAACATTCCTGAAGGATCTCTTTATTTTGAAGAAATAATTCAAAAACAGGAAGGTCTTTATCTAAATATTTTGCTTTATTAAGAACATTTTGAATACTGAACTTAATTCCCCAATCTTCACGGTAATTATAAAGCCAGTCATCATGTTCCATTTTTGTGAGCATTCTTTTAAAATTTTCGGGAAGCCATTTTTCATTTTTATTGAGAACGCGGTAGACTCGTAAAGAATGTTCTTTCCACCCTTGAAGCGAGTTTAAGCTTAAATCATTCGCTAAAAAATAATCCATCGAAACATCTACAAACGCTCCAGAATATAATCTCACTAACGGACTGAAAACTTTTTTAGCTTCATGCAGCGCAGGATGAGAGTCTGTAAAGGTATCAATAGCTCTGTGCAGGGTAATTCCGTCCTGAATATCTTTAGGAAAAGAAAAACGGTCTTTGTTTCGGATAAAATCTTCAAGAAACTGACCGACGATTTGTCCGTCTGAAAATGTGAGAAAAGAATGAGCTAAATAATTCATACTTTAAAGTTATGAATTAAAAATTGAATAATTAGCTCTGAATTACACTACCAAATTCCCAATCTTTATTCTATTACCCTCCAATTCCAAAATTTAGAACAGTCTTTCATGAAAATCCTCAATTTTACTTACTTCTTCTATTTTGATACCGTGTTTTCTTTTTGCAATTTTATTAAGATTAGAAACAAAAATAACCTCGTACCCTAACTTTTCAGCTTCCGTAATTCTCTGTTCGACTTGTGCAACGGGACGAATTTCACCACTTAAACCAATTTCTCCTGCAAAGCAAAAATGTTCTGAGATCGCAATATCTTCATTCGAGGACAAAATAGAAGCAATAACCGCAAGATCCAAAGCAGGATCATCAGTTTTTATTCCTCCGGTAATATTTAAGAAAACGTCTTTTGAACCCAATTGAAAACCTGCTCGTTTTTCGAGAACTGCCAACAACATATTCAGTCTTTTGGCATCGAAACCTGTACAGCTTCTTTGTGGAGTTCCATAAACGGCAGTACTTACCAATGCCTGAATTTCTAAGAGCATCGGGCGGTTTCCTTCTAAAGTTACGGCAACAGAATTTCCGGAAAGTTCTTCGAATTTTTTAGTAATTAAAATTTCAGAAGGATTTTTAATTTCCTTTAAACCTTGGGAAACCATTTCATAAATCCCGATTTCAGCAGTAGATCCAAAACGGTTTTTGTTCGCTCTCAATAATCTGAAAAGGTGATTTCTGTCTCCATCAAAATTTAACACAACATCTACCATATGCTCCAAAACCTTTGGTCCGGCGATTTGTCCGTCTTTTGTGATGTGACCGACTAAGAAAACCGGTACATTATTTTCTTTAGCATATTTAATGATCTCGTTAGAACATTCTCTGATCTGAGAAACGGTTCCGGGCGAACTTTCAATTAATTGTGACTGTAAAGTCTGAATTGAATCAATTATAACAAAATCTGGTTCCAGTTTTTTGGCTTCATGAAGGATTTTTTCCAGTGAAGTTTCTGTGTAAAGAAAACAGTTCGGGTTTTGAACATCCGTTAATCTGTCAGCTCTCATTTTGATCTGAGAAGCACTTTCTTCCCCTGAAACATAGAAAACTTTTTTCTTCATTTTTAGGGCAAGCTGTAAAAGCAACGTCGATTTTCCAATTCCGGGTTCACCGCCGATCAAAGTAACGGAACCTAAAACAATTCCGCCTCCCAAAACTCGGTTAAGTTCTTCGGAAGGAGTTTTTATACGGGGTTCTTCTATTGTTTCAACTTCAACAATATTAATGACGTGTTGCTTTGTTTTAGAAAAAGGAGGTGTTTTAGATGAGGTTTTTTCTACCACTTCTTCCACCAAAGTATTCCATTCTCCACAGTTTTTGCATTGTCCCATCCACTGAGAATACTGTGTTCCGCAGCTCTGACAGAAATATGCTGTTTTTAATTTTGCCATACCGCGAAGTTCTTGAAAATTTTTGAAATTTTAGCTAAAAGGAAATAGGGCTTTCATTAAAATAGTATTTACATTTTTGATTCTATATGTTTTATAATAGCCTGATATGAAACATTGACCAAATATTTATCGTTTAATAGTTTCCATGAGTTTTTTTTCATTTCATGAAAAGTTTCAGAATTATTATACAAATATTCAATCTTTTGTTGAAAAGCCTCACTGTCTCCAAAATTTATTTTATAGCCGCAATTGGCTTCTTCTATTATATTCCCAACATCTGTGGCTGTATCAGTTGCGGCTATCACGGGCAGATGCATTTCTAAATATGATAATAGTCTTTGCGGAAAATTAGGAATAGTAAAATCTTTGGAAAGTAAAATTAAACCAACATCACACGCTGATAATAATTCATCAAATTCTTTTTTTTGTAATTTATTTAAGATTAATACATTTAATAATTTTGATTGAGTATGCCAATTTTTTATTTTTTTAAATTCTGTTCCATCCCCAACGATTAAAAAAAACGCGTTAGTATTAGTGTTTTTTTTAATAAAATTCAATAAAAAATCAATTCCCTGAGGTTTACCACAATTCCCGCTAAATACAATTACCATTTTGTCTTCAGGAATCTTATATTTCTGTCTGATTTCTATTTTTCTGTCATCGGAAATATTTATATGTAATGGTTCAATGCTATTAGGGTTGATCTCTAGTTTTGATTTTTTGATGGAAGTATTATTTTCAAGAATATAATCCATATTTGCTTGTGACATACAGCCTATCATATCTGAAACATCATAAAGTTTCTTTTCTTTTTCTCTGAAAATATGATACATCAAAGAGTTTTTCTTTATGTATTTTAAGTCAACAGCGTTTTGAGGAAAGATGTCTTTAAGCAGTAGATAAGTGAAAGCATTATCACGTTTTTTGATATAATTAATTGTTTTCAAAAAAGTAATAGGTGGAGTAGAATAGAATATTAAATCAAATTTGGTGGCTTTTAAGTGCTTTTTTACAGAATGATAATATTGATACTCGGTCGCGAAAAATCCGAGAGTTTTTTCTAAAATATTAGTGTTTCTATAATTGAATCCCCAAACTCTTAACAAGCTATAGCTCTCTTTTTTTATGAATTGGGTTTTGCTTTTTTCTCTCCTTTCTACAGGGCAAAC harbors:
- a CDS encoding ACP phosphodiesterase, with product MNYLAHSFLTFSDGQIVGQFLEDFIRNKDRFSFPKDIQDGITLHRAIDTFTDSHPALHEAKKVFSPLVRLYSGAFVDVSMDYFLANDLSLNSLQGWKEHSLRVYRVLNKNEKWLPENFKRMLTKMEHDDWLYNYREDWGIKFSIQNVLNKAKYLDKDLPVFELFLQNKEILQECYDAFFPDLLVHAQAVNAQLKTENPF
- a CDS encoding glycosyltransferase family 4 protein, which encodes MNILFLTFTKIDDINERGIYSDLARIFKKKGHHITIVCPVERREKSKTQFIKKESYSLLRVWGFNYRNTNILEKTLGFFATEYQYYHSVKKHLKATKFDLIFYSTPPITFLKTINYIKKRDNAFTYLLLKDIFPQNAVDLKYIKKNSLMYHIFREKEKKLYDVSDMIGCMSQANMDYILENNTSIKKSKLEINPNSIEPLHINISDDRKIEIRQKYKIPEDKMVIVFSGNCGKPQGIDFLLNFIKKNTNTNAFFLIVGDGTEFKKIKNWHTQSKLLNVLILNKLQKKEFDELLSACDVGLILLSKDFTIPNFPQRLLSYLEMHLPVIAATDTATDVGNIIEEANCGYKINFGDSEAFQQKIEYLYNNSETFHEMKKNSWKLLNDKYLVNVSYQAIIKHIESKM
- the radA gene encoding DNA repair protein RadA, which codes for MAKLKTAYFCQSCGTQYSQWMGQCKNCGEWNTLVEEVVEKTSSKTPPFSKTKQHVINIVEVETIEEPRIKTPSEELNRVLGGGIVLGSVTLIGGEPGIGKSTLLLQLALKMKKKVFYVSGEESASQIKMRADRLTDVQNPNCFLYTETSLEKILHEAKKLEPDFVIIDSIQTLQSQLIESSPGTVSQIRECSNEIIKYAKENNVPVFLVGHITKDGQIAGPKVLEHMVDVVLNFDGDRNHLFRLLRANKNRFGSTAEIGIYEMVSQGLKEIKNPSEILITKKFEELSGNSVAVTLEGNRPMLLEIQALVSTAVYGTPQRSCTGFDAKRLNMLLAVLEKRAGFQLGSKDVFLNITGGIKTDDPALDLAVIASILSSNEDIAISEHFCFAGEIGLSGEIRPVAQVEQRITEAEKLGYEVIFVSNLNKIAKRKHGIKIEEVSKIEDFHERLF
- a CDS encoding DUF6702 family protein, with amino-acid sequence MKAAGEFHPYHVGSVEINYNSKSKTFEITGRFFLDDLENGLTKKYGRPFHFNDEKYKAQLNEALKNYSSEYLRLKADNKFLKVNYIGYEEDSESVNVFLESETLTSPKKVEAAVSFLYNLFDDQINIVHIIVNGNRKSEKLVYPNRYLFQQF